A genomic segment from Klebsiella africana encodes:
- the fabR gene encoding HTH-type transcriptional repressor FabR, protein MMGVRAQQKEKTRRSLVEAAFSQLSAERSFASLSLREVAREAGIAPTSFYRHFRDVDELGLTMVDESGLMLRQLMRQARQRIAKGGSVIRTSVSTFMEFIGNNPNAFRLLLRERSGTSAAFRAAVAREIQHFIAELADYLELENHMPRAFTEAQAEAMVTIVFSAGAEALDVGPEQRRQLEERLVLQLRMISKGAYYWYRREQEKMSHHSE, encoded by the coding sequence GTGATGGGCGTAAGAGCACAACAAAAAGAAAAAACCCGCCGTTCGCTGGTGGAAGCGGCATTCAGCCAACTTAGCGCTGAGCGGAGTTTCGCCAGCCTGAGCTTGCGTGAAGTGGCGCGGGAAGCAGGGATCGCGCCGACGTCCTTTTATCGTCATTTTCGCGACGTCGATGAGCTGGGCCTGACGATGGTCGATGAGAGCGGACTGATGCTGCGCCAGCTGATGCGCCAGGCGCGCCAGCGGATTGCCAAAGGCGGCAGCGTGATCCGCACCTCGGTCTCCACCTTTATGGAATTTATCGGTAACAACCCGAACGCCTTCCGCCTGCTGCTGCGCGAGCGCTCGGGAACCTCTGCGGCGTTTCGCGCCGCCGTCGCACGCGAGATCCAGCACTTTATTGCGGAACTTGCCGACTATTTAGAACTCGAAAACCATATGCCGCGCGCCTTTACCGAAGCGCAGGCTGAAGCTATGGTGACCATCGTTTTTAGCGCTGGCGCGGAAGCGCTGGATGTCGGCCCTGAGCAGCGCCGACAGCTGGAAGAACGGTTGGTACTGCAGCTTAGAATGATCTCGAAAGGCGCGTATTACTGGTATCGCCGTGAACAAGAAAAAATGTCACATCATTCCGAATAA
- a CDS encoding YijD family membrane protein: protein MKHSVQDKGTLLLALIAGLSINGAFAALFSSIVPFSVFPILSLLLTVYCLHQRYQNRSMPVGLPGLAAAFFILGVLLYSTVVRAEYPDIGSNFFPAVLSVAMVFWIGYKMRNRKNTAAE, encoded by the coding sequence ATGAAACACTCAGTTCAAGATAAAGGTACGCTGCTGCTGGCACTGATTGCCGGGTTATCCATTAATGGCGCCTTTGCGGCGCTGTTCAGTTCGATAGTTCCGTTTTCCGTCTTCCCCATTTTATCCCTGCTGCTGACGGTCTACTGTCTGCATCAGCGCTATCAGAATCGCAGTATGCCCGTTGGGCTACCGGGCCTGGCTGCCGCCTTTTTTATTCTCGGGGTGCTGTTGTACAGCACCGTCGTGCGTGCAGAGTACCCGGATATCGGTTCTAACTTCTTCCCGGCCGTTCTGTCCGTCGCGATGGTCTTCTGGATCGGCTACAAGATGCGTAACCGCAAAAATACGGCGGCCGAGTAA